A portion of the Magnolia sinica isolate HGM2019 chromosome 17, MsV1, whole genome shotgun sequence genome contains these proteins:
- the LOC131231515 gene encoding UPF0481 protein At3g47200-like, giving the protein MDGTHEIEVEEANTSTNDAPRRRCLTPGGQALADSMLKSVNASISKLRSGNPPTIYIVPQRIRQVNEVAYEPQVVSIGPYHNGKERVQGMEEHKWMYLHSFLSRNRIRRLEDYLEAIEELEDEARSCYSEKVGPQMGNEFVKMMMLDGCFIVEFFLKCNELRLKQKEELDQKEKAVKPKEKELKQKDTELNPIEEELSLLSAFSTFSKDAIFNTTGMVSLIGYDMLLLENQIPFSILQRIFIMARPIHAPHMLAEMALDFFDQLMPRNKEIKNKDTYLHLLHLFHSHLITTPTHKNDPKLSRNSTVESVQNKETNLLCNPTIESVVNNFKNIFMFFPSSNKLQLPISNNNPSPVSIKMIPCAAELQLAGVKFKKKDDSSSILDVKFSHGVLEIPPLSITDSTNTLFRNLVAFEQCYRESTIRFTTYFWFMDCLVNTSKDVALLHRKGIIVHWLGSDEDVAYLFNRLCIGIFHNFDENYLLDLHQNVQKHCKNQWNMWRASLRRDYFTNPWSVISLIAASILLLVTITQTFFTVFPYYRPRS; this is encoded by the coding sequence ATGGATGGTACGCATGAAATAGAAGTGGAAGAAGCGAACACATCGACCAACGACGCTCCGAGACGGAGATGCCTAACTCCAGGTGGGCAAGCACTAGCCGATTCCATGCTGAAATCGGTCAACGCATCCATTTCCAAGCTCAGAAGTGGAAATCCACCCACCATCTACATAGTCCCACAAAGAATCCGGCAAGTAAACGAGGTTGCATATGAACCTCAGGTGGTGTCGATCGGCCCATACCATAACGGCAAGGAGAGGGTACAAGGCATGGAAGAGCATAAATGGATGTATCTACATTCGTTCCTCTCCCGCAATCGCATACGTCGGTTGGAGGACTACCTCGAGGCGATTGAAGAATTGGAGGATGAAGCTCGAAGTTGCTACTCCGAGAAAGTGGGCCCCCAGATGGGCAACGAGTTTGTGAAAATGATGATGCTTGATGGTTGCTTCATTGTCGAGTTCTTTCTCAAGTGCAATGAGCTCAGGCTCAAGCAAAAAGAAGAACTCGATCAAAAAGAGAAGGCGGTCAAGCCAAAAGAGAAAGAGCTCAAGCAAAAAGATACGGAGCTCAATCCTATAGAGGAGGAACTCAGTCTTCTTTCTGCGTTTAGTACGTTCTCCAAAGACGCAATATTTAATACGACTGGGATGGTGTCTCTTATAGGGTATGATATGCTCCTACTCGAAAATCAAATTCCTTTCTCCATTCTGCAGCGTATTTTCATAATGGCTCGTCCAATTCACGCACCGCATATGCTTGCGGAGATGGCCCTTGATTTCTTCGATCAATTAATGCCTAGGAATAAGGAAATCAAGAACAAGGATACCTACCTTCATCTGCTCCATTTGTTCCACTCGCATTTGATAACGACGCCGACTCATAAAAACGATCCCAAACTTTCcagaaattctaccgttgaatcCGTCCAAAACAAAGAGACCAACCTTCTGTGCAATCCAACCATTGAATCCGTCGTCAACAATTTCAAGAATATATTCATGTTCTTCCCAAGTTCAAATAAGTTACAGTTGCCAATTAGTAATAATAATCCATCTCCAGTAAGCATCAAGATGATCCCTTGTGCGGCTGAGCTCCAACTTGCAGGTGTCAAGTTCAAGAAGAAAGATGATTCGAGTAGCATCTTAGACGTGAAATTTAGCCACGGGGTGTTGGAAATCCCGCCCTTGTCTATAACTGATTCCACCAATACTCTCTTTCGGAACCTTGTAGCGTTCGAACAATGCTACCGGGAATCAACAATCCGCTTCACAACTTACTTCTGGTTCATGGATTGCCTTGTAAACACGTCCAAGGATGTGGCGTTACTCCATCGCAAAGGGATCATCGTTCATTGGTTGGGAAGTGATGAGGATGTTGCCTATCTATTCAACCGTCTCTGCATCGGGATATTCCATAATTTCGACGAAAATTACCTTTTAGATCTACATCAGAATGTGCAAAAACATTGCAAGAACCAATGGAACATGTGGCGGGCGAGCTTGAGGCGGGATTATTTTACCAATCCATGGTCTGTCATTTCTTTGATCGCGGCTTCGATCCTACTCCTGGTCACCATCACCCAAACGTTCTTCACCGTCTTTCCCTATTACCGACCACGGTCCTAG